In one window of Thermotoga sp. Mc24 DNA:
- the pelG gene encoding exopolysaccharide Pel transporter PelG, with the protein MAGKFFKLKFFRETFLGNFLTFSISAFESNLLWLFPFFFFSFIFRKTLLFEALFGVITYSFIFSTIVLGGLAFAIVRIISDFIYLNQPRKIYENYSGAVFLVFFVSLASGYIFFHDYHYREIAMFLFMGLSVLQVNSLFVGAIEKTYLTLFSVGASFSLVALFFNFFKNNINEKMGIMAFAMSISLSVFILNVVITKYLKSTTQIRFDFLKLIGKNPELLLIGYLYYLSYWIDNIVLWIQRGIEVAPGIVIYPDYDFPLFITSVSFIPSIVLINLNIETIFLEKYLAFFSSIKSNKPLNQIEENLRKLKLSIKHILFKVILVGITTLILNFSIAPFFKEWGILNENSILAFTVSSLGHFFNAVFVFLMIMCLYFGYYAEALKGNLIAFVVNFVVSWFFGKTILGIGFLVSFLSGSVFLLHKFDLKDLIFKIYSSQPHGLEKVKRISWKP; encoded by the coding sequence ATGGCGGGGAAATTCTTTAAGCTTAAATTCTTCAGGGAAACGTTTCTAGGAAACTTTTTGACCTTCTCTATTTCTGCTTTTGAAAGCAATCTGTTGTGGTTATTTCCGTTCTTTTTTTTCTCATTTATCTTTAGAAAGACACTATTGTTTGAGGCTTTGTTTGGAGTCATAACGTATTCCTTTATCTTTTCTACAATCGTTTTAGGGGGATTAGCATTTGCTATAGTCAGGATAATATCAGACTTCATATACCTGAATCAACCTCGAAAAATCTACGAGAACTATTCAGGAGCAGTTTTTTTGGTATTTTTTGTTTCTCTCGCTTCAGGGTACATTTTTTTTCATGATTATCATTACAGAGAAATCGCTATGTTTCTTTTCATGGGTTTATCAGTATTACAAGTGAACAGTTTATTCGTTGGAGCTATTGAAAAGACATATTTAACGCTTTTTTCGGTAGGTGCTAGTTTTTCTTTGGTCGCGCTTTTTTTCAACTTTTTTAAAAACAATATCAACGAGAAAATGGGGATTATGGCCTTTGCTATGTCAATTAGTTTGTCTGTTTTTATATTAAATGTTGTCATTACTAAATATTTGAAAAGTACCACACAAATAAGATTTGATTTTTTGAAGCTTATAGGAAAAAATCCGGAGTTGTTGTTAATAGGTTATCTCTATTATCTTTCATATTGGATCGACAATATTGTTTTGTGGATACAAAGAGGGATAGAAGTTGCTCCTGGTATTGTTATATATCCTGATTATGATTTTCCTCTTTTTATAACAAGCGTTTCTTTTATACCTAGCATCGTTTTGATCAATTTGAACATTGAAACTATCTTTTTGGAAAAATACTTAGCATTCTTTTCTTCTATAAAGAGTAATAAACCTTTGAATCAAATAGAAGAAAATTTGAGAAAACTCAAACTTTCGATAAAGCACATCCTTTTCAAAGTGATATTAGTAGGCATTACAACATTAATCTTAAATTTTTCAATTGCTCCTTTTTTTAAGGAATGGGGGATTCTCAACGAGAATTCAATACTTGCCTTTACAGTATCATCTCTTGGTCATTTTTTTAATGCAGTGTTCGTCTTCCTTATGATCATGTGCCTTTATTTTGGATACTATGCAGAGGCTTTAAAAGGAAATCTAATAGCTTTCGTGGTGAATTTTGTAGTGTCTTGGTTTTTCGGAAAAACAATTCTTGGGATAGGTTTTCTGGTATCGTTCTTGAGTGGTTCAGTGTTTCTTCTCCACAAATTTGATCTTAAGGATCTAATATTCAAAATTTATTCATCCCAACCTCATGGCCTGGAAAAAGTTAAAAGAATATCTTGGAAGCCATAG